tccagttgattTTATACCTGGAATTTGATGTATTTCACCATGGGGTGatcctcctttttcttggaTTTATTCTCGTCGCCATCGCTTTCGTTGGGAAAGTGTTTGCTCTGGAGTCCCATGACTTTGTTGCGGTCCCATTGGTCGTGTTCGATTTGGTTGCGTGACAAGGTGGCCGATGAACTGTGGCAAGAACTCGCCTTTGACAGCAAATCGTTGGTGGATCTGTCATTAACAATCCCGTCAATATTTCCCCCGCACGAATAAAATCTTTTGTGACAATCCCTCacctttctttcttgttggcGACACTTTCTCTTCGCCTCAAAGGAGATCCTGGTCTGCTCTGGGCTCCTTTTGaggctttttcctttttgtcgtGGTCCTTGTGATGTCGAGACTTTTTACTGAAACTCAGAAATTCCACGACTTCCTGGTGTTGCGGCTCGTCGCCGTAAATCTTCCGGACGCTACTCAGCATCCGGCTGCAGGCCCGGCTCTGTCTGCGGAAGCACCGGGGGTGGCACACGTGTTGATGTTGGCATTGGTAGTAGAACGAATTGGACAGCAACAAAACCGACTGGATggaaaagaaagtttttaaaaCTCACGGAACAAGTTCACATTAAACTTATGGAAATCCATTTTACTCGGAGCCAAGGCATTCCACGAGTAGAGATTCCTTCCTCGATGTCGGCTGCACCGTCGCTGGGACTTTCGTGTTGGCCGTCGTCGCTGAGGATTCCGGGACTCTCTTCCCCCGAGATGTCGTGATCCATCGGTACGTCCGAGATGTCACTACGATCCGATATCGACGAGACTTTTCGCTTCGAGCGGATCGAATCCGATCGCTTGATGGATTCGGCGTCGGATTGGTCGCCACCGCGGCGGGACTCGCGATGACTCCGTCTCAGTTTCAAACTCCTACTCCTCCGCTTGAAAGATCCCGTGTTGCTCATGGTGCTCCGTCGGAGTAGATACGGCCGTCCTTGAGCCAGCCGTCGGTTGCGTTTCTCTTCCATCGCATCATCCCCTGGAAATTGGTCTAGGTTTTACAAAACTGCTGTAACAAATTcaggaaatgaaatgacaaACCTGAAACGTGAGGGTCGTGTTGCTGCTGTCAAGCGATTCATCGTCTGGTTCGTGAAGGACGAAACTGATTTTGCGTTCCCCTGGAACTCCGCCAATTGAATGCCCGTCTCCGGTGATGGATTGGAGACTCTGAGCGGAATTCTGAGACTGGCCCATGGAAGACAGGGCCATACTCCAACGTCGTCCACCTGCTGGATTGCTGGCCGGCGTCGCGATGGAAGTGGTGGCCAAGGCTAACGATCCCGATCCTCCCGTTCCACCGGTTGAATGGTGAGTGAAAGATTCGCCACTGGAAATGACAACGGCACCGGAAGGAGCTCCGCCACTAGCCGGATTGCCGCCGCGTGTTTGCTCATTAAACGAAGAGCCGGAAGCGACAATGAGGCTACCGCCCGTGTTGTTTCCGCCGCCCGTTTTACTGGTGGCGTCGTTGCTCCGCAGTGAAACGCGCGTGGAGCGGGGAAGGCGACGGTAGGAATCCCGCAGGAAAGCCGTGATTTCATAGAGGAGCATACAGGCAGCCAAACGTAATGGCCAGGGGAAGTCTCGCCCGGAAGGGTTAACACTCgctacaatttgaaaatgataaaaagacAATCAATTATGAATGACGAATAATTTATTCAACGacaaaaaactcaattacctTCAACTAGAAAGTCTTCATTCTCTTCGTCCTCGATGAGAATTCGTTGACGTTGTTCATCCATGGCGTGGGCGTCGTAGTCTTCGCAACAAAGCGCATCATCAATCAGAATTTCTTCCAACCGGACTCCGATTGCctgtaaaacaattttgggtgggggggatTACAAATTGATTCGGGAGAAAAAATCCGAGTGGGCGGAATTAAGGGAAAACGAACCTCGGCCCAGGAGAAAAACATTCGACCACCCAATCGTTGGAGAATGTGCGTTCGCCTCTGCCCTGATGGAGTTCCACGGTTAGATAAAGGCCCCGACGGTCGATAGAACGGCAAATTCAACTTCATCCAAGACGGCCACTGTCCGCGGTTGCAGCGGTTGACAAAATGGGCGCACTCGAACAGAAAAGCGGCTCGAGCGATCACCGGACGGTGATTGTGGCTGCGTGCACAgagagggaaagagaaaaacacacacaaaaatcaataaatgcAAATCAAAATCCTTTGCgtgggaattttgtttttcctaccAAATCGAGAACGGCAGCGATAAGGTTGGCATCGGGTATGGCCCCTGGTTGACAAGCTTCCAAAAGGAAACTCAATCGAAGCATTCCATCGTAAATGGCCGGCCCTGAAACCATTTTCCTTTCCCTGGGAATGACCACAAACatttctcttccatttccatccaTCTCGGGTGAATTCCGCCGACTCTgatcttttgaaaagaaatcaaaaaaagtcgtaaaaaaagaaatgaaaaggtatcgatttcatttttttcttctattcaaACTCACCTGGTGTCGCTTCACGGCTGATGATTTGCCGTCGGCTCTTGCCAAAACCGATCCGCGTTAAATGATGTTCCACTCGCCGGCGGGCCTTTTGTAAGGTGACGCCCACATTACTACAAAGCGAATAATAACGTCATTAAAATGGCGACGGAGATGAAACGAAAAACAGAAACGCGGACGAGAGACTCACTTGCTGCCCGTTCCTCTCTGCTGCAATTTCAACAAAGAAGGAGCTACGGCTTGGGCGACATCCAGCGGCTCTTCACCAGCCCCTTGGCTGTTGGGCCCTTGACACCGACGATCCTTGCGCATCCAAccaacttttcaaaataaaagagaataaataacGCCAGTCACATAACAACTCGATtatgatctctctctctctcactcaccTATTCCGAGTTTTTGGGAACTCTTCCGGCTGCTAcggttgctgatgacagggaAGCGCTGCTTCACTTTGGGTTCCTTCTCCCTGAACCTCTGGGCAGAGAGGGCGAGTGCGTGAACCACCGAGCCTTTGCGTATCAAATTCCTTTCGTCACTCCAGCCATCCATTTCACTGTGTTAACCACCACCCATCAAAGACGAGCGTTAGTAAGTACTCGATCCACAATATCGCGTTACGGCACCACGGCCGCCGGGAAAATCAATAGGCTTtcaaggaaagagagaaaaaatacccTCGAGTCAAGTACTTACCTCGCATTCTTTTTGCCCTTCCGGTTCTTTTCCGAAGTCGTTTCGTCCACGACGAAGAAAGTGACAGTCGTCTCCTGTCGATTGCAAACAATCcctggggggaaaaacaattgaattttggaataaatttgaatgaatttctCGGTTTCTTATACTTGAAATAGCCACTGTTTTCGGGCGGAGTGTCTTGCGGTTGTTCCAACGTGCGGCCGAATCCAACAGTCCACTGAGCAACACCCGCCGGAAGATTCCGCCGTGGACGTCTTTGATGTAGGCC
This window of the Daphnia pulex isolate KAP4 chromosome 5, ASM2113471v1 genome carries:
- the LOC124193716 gene encoding protein unc-80 homolog, producing MPTLSLPFSICHNHRPVIARAAFLFECAHFVNRCNRGQWPSWMKLNLPFYRPSGPLSNRGTPSGQRRTHILQRLGGRMFFSWAEAIGVRLEEILIDDALCCEDYDAHAMDEQRQRILIEDEENEDFLVEASVNPSGRDFPWPLRLAACMLLYEITAFLRDSYRRLPRSTRVSLRSNDATSKTGGGNNTGGSLIVASGSSFNEQTRGGNPASGGAPSGAVVISSGESFTHHSTGGTGGSGSLALATTSIATPASNPAGGRRWSMALSSMGQSQNSAQSLQSITGDGHSIGGVPGERKISFVLHEPDDESLDSSNTTLTFQGDDAMEEKRNRRLAQGRPYLLRRSTMSNTGSFKRRSRSLKLRRSHRESRRGGDQSDAESIKRSDSIRSKRKVSSISDRSDISDVPMDHDISGEESPGILSDDGQHESPSDGAADIEEGISTRGMPWLRSVLLLSNSFYYQCQHQHVCHPRCFRRQSRACSRMLSSVRKIYGDEPQHQEVVEFLSFSKKSRHHKDHDKKEKASKGAQSRPGSPLRRRESVANKKERSTNDLLSKASSCHSSSATLSRNQIEHDQWDRNKVMGLQSKHFPNESDGDENKSKKKEDHPMVKYIKFQVMNLFQAPLLVPIKSATIMNDEAFLDIIPIAWELLLDVQKETVAAAAAMFILSAVRCPEPITLLLNGSLRHPDPIERFKALLKFQVLWRSRYQVWPRMEEGAAHSFKVPPHAIEFTLPSPRIGVESLPVVDPPWMPHVRTRVQEVTLNQDTHRSLVTATKTWKKQQTELVESALKDEEDRKCSERENFRISAVPVTIQASYEPALHHVGADDHDDADDEAQQQSRTSGQPLQSAQFLFPSCLCSAIVPIVDLLDDSVLTPDGVAVCDLANQVLHSCLVEDTALFLRHILERLTREKQDEMFAILRRLLRFVAYLPQQTAFTLHNYLIGYIMFYVRTPMEGSQDLVGNALSLLSMVAPSVQGLLFKDLKQILRKEQCDASILITANVPSAKKIVVHGPNESDSGAIPSQFPIQEDTQFSQILQESLDFFSIDEHRQREYFLVDYRTNQIHNPSAYVRDFMHKLSWVKLIRQMFEAMVGNFAYSGDIHLFINVINFIKRWSSTVKTPSAWPPTSMPVISSATCSNPSSWEEKLESMPLKHFAGNLVLAT